In the Leifsonia sp. 466MF genome, one interval contains:
- a CDS encoding CPBP family intramembrane glutamic endopeptidase, with the protein MADALTWAGETPVERAARPRLWWEVAIVLGLSLGQSAIYSIVTIIDRATQSTPLADQKAEVNPAQSSREVFDFLYQVLGNLFPLFAVALVIYLLWQPQRSGFRRIGFDLTRPARDLGGGALLFLVIGIPGILFYALTRLLGITVTVEASTLDAHWWTVPVLILAALRAALQEEVIIVGYLFTRLRQLGWGTWSIILGAAVLRGSYHLYQGFGPFVGNAIMGIVFGWCYTRWGRVMPLVVAHTIIDIVSFVGYPLAVALFPHIFA; encoded by the coding sequence ATGGCTGACGCGCTGACCTGGGCCGGAGAGACCCCCGTGGAGCGCGCCGCGCGCCCCCGCCTCTGGTGGGAGGTCGCGATCGTGCTCGGCCTGTCGCTCGGCCAGTCGGCGATCTACTCCATCGTCACCATCATCGACCGTGCGACTCAGAGTACGCCCCTGGCGGACCAGAAGGCGGAGGTGAACCCCGCCCAGTCGAGCCGGGAGGTCTTCGACTTCCTGTACCAGGTGCTCGGCAATCTGTTCCCGCTGTTCGCCGTCGCCCTGGTGATCTACCTGCTCTGGCAGCCGCAGCGCAGCGGCTTCCGTCGCATCGGCTTCGACCTCACGCGTCCCGCCCGCGACCTCGGCGGCGGGGCGCTGCTGTTCCTCGTGATCGGCATCCCCGGCATCCTCTTCTACGCCCTCACCCGGCTGCTCGGGATCACGGTCACGGTGGAGGCGTCGACGCTCGACGCGCACTGGTGGACGGTGCCGGTGCTCATCCTCGCCGCGCTTCGTGCCGCGCTCCAGGAGGAGGTCATCATCGTCGGCTACCTCTTCACACGCCTGCGCCAGCTGGGCTGGGGAACGTGGTCGATCATCCTGGGCGCCGCGGTGCTGCGCGGCAGCTACCACCTGTACCAGGGCTTCGGCCCGTTCGTCGGCAACGCGATCATGGGCATCGTCTTCGGCTGGTGCTACACCCGCTGGGGCCGCGTGATGCCGCTCGTCGTCGCCCACACGATCATCGACATCGTCTCGTTCGTCGGCTATCCCCTCGCCGTCGCCCTCTTCCCCCACATCTTCGCCTGA
- the gcvT gene encoding glycine cleavage system aminomethyltransferase GcvT, whose protein sequence is MTSQSTPDGTNAERTSPLHDAHTAAGASFTDFAGWQMPVRYSSDLAEHHAVRTAAGLFDLSHMGEIVLLGPEAGQALDYALAGKLSALNVDQAKYSLLLSRSGGIVDDLVVYRTGDDRYMVVANASNRDAVAAELRDRTAPFDVEVFDESDDIALIAVQGPAALSILLATPGLSADAGALGGSDFGERLSALKYYWSLPAEFETHPVLIARTGYTGEDGFELYLAPDNARALWDALLEAGADQGLVPAGLASRDTLRLEAGMPLYGHELGLDTMPAQAGLGRVVNLAKDTDFVGRAASEEGPDPEARVLVGLAGEGKRAARAGYPVFAHDDTTGDDAEVGVVTSGALSPTLGMPIAMAYVAPRFARENTVLQVDVRGTRLPFTVTALPFYSRKKR, encoded by the coding sequence ATGACCTCGCAGAGCACGCCAGACGGTACGAACGCCGAGCGCACCTCCCCGCTCCACGACGCCCATACGGCGGCCGGCGCCTCCTTCACCGACTTCGCCGGCTGGCAGATGCCGGTCCGGTACTCCTCCGATCTCGCCGAGCACCACGCCGTGCGCACCGCCGCCGGCCTGTTCGACCTGTCGCACATGGGCGAGATCGTGCTCCTCGGCCCGGAGGCCGGTCAGGCGCTCGACTATGCGCTCGCAGGCAAGCTCTCCGCCCTCAACGTCGACCAGGCGAAGTACAGCCTCCTGCTCTCCCGCTCCGGCGGCATCGTCGACGACCTCGTCGTGTACCGCACCGGCGACGACCGCTACATGGTGGTCGCGAACGCGTCGAACCGGGATGCGGTGGCCGCCGAGCTGCGCGACCGGACCGCGCCGTTCGACGTCGAGGTCTTCGACGAGTCCGACGACATCGCCCTGATCGCCGTGCAGGGTCCGGCCGCCCTCTCCATCCTGCTCGCGACGCCGGGCCTGTCGGCCGACGCCGGGGCGCTCGGCGGCTCCGACTTCGGGGAGCGCCTCTCGGCCCTCAAGTACTACTGGTCGCTCCCGGCCGAGTTCGAGACGCATCCCGTGCTCATCGCTCGCACCGGCTACACCGGCGAAGACGGCTTCGAGCTCTACCTCGCGCCGGACAACGCGCGCGCCCTGTGGGATGCCCTGCTCGAGGCGGGAGCCGATCAGGGCCTCGTCCCCGCCGGCCTCGCCAGCCGCGACACCCTGCGCCTCGAGGCCGGGATGCCGCTGTACGGCCACGAGCTCGGCCTCGACACGATGCCGGCGCAGGCGGGACTCGGCCGGGTCGTCAACCTCGCGAAGGACACCGACTTCGTCGGCCGCGCCGCCAGCGAGGAGGGGCCGGACCCGGAGGCCCGTGTGCTCGTCGGCCTCGCCGGGGAGGGCAAGCGCGCTGCCCGCGCCGGCTACCCGGTCTTCGCGCACGACGATACGACCGGTGACGACGCCGAGGTCGGCGTCGTCACCTCCGGCGCGCTCTCCCCGACGCTGGGCATGCCCATCGCGATGGCCTACGTCGCCCCCCGCTTCGCCCGTGAGAACACCGTGCTCCAGGTGGATGTGCGAGGCACCCGCCTCCCGTTCACCGTCACCGCCCTCCCCTTCTACAGCAGAAAGAAGCGCTAG
- the gcvP gene encoding aminomethyl-transferring glycine dehydrogenase has protein sequence MTDLFPARHIGTDGDAQSTMLSAIGAAASREWASVEDLVLAAVPDSIRVDAGRESVLPAPLSERAALRELRALAARNTVNRSLIGLGYYGTITPAVIKRNVLENPGWYTAYTPYQPEISQGRLEALINFQTMVSDLTGLDTANASMLDEGTAVVEGMLLARRASKAKSPRFVVDVDTFPQTLALLRNRADAVGIELVVLDLASLPADAPELSDAFGLFVQYPGASGRVWDPSAVIRTAKEAGAVIVAAADLLALTQLRAPGELGADVAVGTSQRFGVPMGFGGPHAGYMAVRKGLERQLPGRLVGVSQDAVGKPAYRLTLQTREQHIRREKATSNICTAQVLLAVMAAMYAVYHGPAGLRAIGRQVHLTTAAVAQALRASGVEVVSRSFFDTLQVEVDDAATVVARAHDRGLLLHATDAGLVSLSIDEESAEDLRDGDFPLGDLIEVLGGTVDGVPALTLSGEASYDPVLARESEYLSHPVFNTHHSETAMMRYLRLLQDRDYALDRGMIPLGSCTMKLNAATEMEAVTWPEFAALHPFAPAADVAGSLELIDQLEEWLADVTGYDTVSLQPNAGSQGELAGLLAIRGYHRSRGDLQRTVCLIPQSAHGTNAASAVLAGMSVVVVATDELGNVDLDDLRAKIAEHADTLAALMITYPSTHGVYEHEVVAITQAVHDAGGQVYVDGANLNALLGYARFGDFGGDVSHLNLHKTFCIPHGGGGPGVGPVAAKAHLAPFLPGHPLAQDATHPIAGGGRVEHGGAPVSAAPYGSPSILPISWAYVRMMGAEGLKDATGAAVLSANYVAARLREHFPVLYAGEDGLVAHECILDLRPLTERTGVTVDDVAKRLIDYGFHAPTMSFPVAGTLMVEPTESEDLAELDRFVAAMIAIREEADAVAAGDWPSDDNPLRNAPHTAESAVSSDWTHPYSREQAVYPVPALVRNKYWPPVRRIDQAYGDRNLFCACPPPEAFA, from the coding sequence ATGACCGACCTCTTCCCAGCGCGTCACATCGGCACCGACGGCGACGCGCAGAGCACCATGCTGTCCGCGATTGGCGCGGCCGCCTCCCGCGAGTGGGCCTCCGTGGAGGACCTCGTCCTCGCGGCCGTCCCCGACTCCATCCGCGTGGACGCCGGGCGCGAGTCCGTGCTTCCGGCTCCGCTGAGCGAGCGCGCCGCCCTCCGCGAGCTGCGCGCGCTGGCCGCCCGCAACACCGTCAACCGCAGCCTGATCGGCCTCGGCTACTACGGCACGATCACGCCCGCGGTGATCAAGCGGAACGTGCTCGAGAACCCGGGCTGGTACACCGCGTACACGCCGTACCAGCCGGAGATCTCGCAGGGCCGGCTGGAGGCGCTGATCAACTTCCAGACCATGGTCTCCGACCTCACGGGCCTCGACACGGCGAACGCATCGATGCTCGACGAGGGGACTGCGGTCGTCGAGGGGATGCTGTTGGCGCGCCGCGCATCCAAGGCGAAGTCGCCGCGTTTCGTCGTCGACGTCGACACGTTCCCGCAGACGCTGGCGCTGCTGCGCAACCGGGCGGACGCGGTCGGCATCGAGCTGGTCGTGCTCGACCTGGCGAGCCTCCCGGCGGATGCCCCGGAGTTGAGCGACGCCTTCGGCTTGTTCGTGCAGTACCCGGGCGCCTCCGGGCGCGTGTGGGATCCGAGCGCCGTCATCCGCACGGCGAAGGAGGCGGGGGCCGTCATCGTCGCCGCCGCCGACCTGCTCGCCCTCACCCAGCTGCGCGCCCCCGGCGAGCTCGGAGCGGATGTCGCGGTCGGCACGAGCCAGCGCTTCGGCGTCCCGATGGGGTTCGGCGGCCCGCACGCCGGCTACATGGCGGTCCGCAAGGGCCTCGAGCGGCAGCTCCCCGGCCGTCTGGTCGGAGTGTCGCAGGATGCGGTCGGGAAGCCCGCCTACCGGCTCACGCTGCAGACCCGCGAGCAGCACATCCGCCGCGAGAAGGCGACCTCGAACATCTGCACCGCGCAGGTGCTCCTCGCCGTCATGGCGGCGATGTACGCCGTCTACCACGGCCCTGCCGGGCTTCGCGCGATCGGTCGCCAGGTGCACCTGACGACGGCCGCCGTCGCCCAGGCGCTCCGCGCATCCGGTGTCGAGGTCGTGTCGCGCTCGTTCTTCGACACGCTGCAGGTCGAGGTGGACGACGCGGCCACCGTCGTCGCCCGCGCGCACGACCGCGGCCTCCTGTTGCACGCGACCGACGCCGGTCTCGTCTCGCTGAGCATCGACGAGGAGTCGGCGGAGGACCTCCGCGACGGCGACTTCCCGCTCGGCGACCTCATCGAGGTGCTCGGCGGCACGGTCGACGGCGTCCCGGCGCTCACGCTCTCCGGCGAGGCGTCCTACGACCCGGTGCTCGCGCGCGAGTCCGAGTACCTCAGCCACCCGGTGTTCAACACGCACCACTCCGAGACCGCGATGATGCGCTACCTGCGCCTGCTGCAGGACCGCGACTACGCCCTCGACCGCGGCATGATCCCGCTCGGGTCGTGCACCATGAAGCTCAACGCGGCGACCGAGATGGAGGCCGTGACCTGGCCGGAGTTCGCTGCGCTGCATCCCTTCGCTCCGGCCGCCGACGTGGCCGGCTCGCTGGAGCTCATCGACCAGCTGGAAGAGTGGCTCGCCGACGTCACGGGGTACGACACCGTCTCGCTGCAGCCGAACGCCGGCAGCCAGGGCGAGCTCGCCGGACTGCTCGCGATCCGCGGGTACCACCGGTCGCGCGGCGACCTGCAGCGCACCGTGTGCCTCATCCCGCAGTCCGCGCACGGCACGAACGCGGCCTCCGCGGTGCTCGCCGGCATGAGCGTCGTCGTCGTGGCGACGGACGAGCTCGGCAACGTCGACCTCGACGACCTGCGCGCCAAGATCGCCGAGCACGCCGACACCCTCGCCGCTCTGATGATCACCTACCCGTCGACGCACGGCGTGTACGAGCACGAGGTCGTCGCGATCACCCAAGCCGTGCACGACGCCGGCGGCCAGGTGTACGTGGACGGCGCCAATCTCAACGCGCTGCTCGGCTACGCCCGGTTCGGCGACTTCGGCGGCGACGTCAGCCACCTCAACCTGCACAAGACCTTCTGCATCCCGCACGGCGGCGGCGGCCCGGGTGTCGGTCCGGTCGCGGCCAAAGCGCACCTCGCGCCGTTCCTGCCCGGCCACCCGCTCGCGCAGGACGCGACGCACCCGATCGCGGGCGGCGGCCGCGTCGAGCACGGCGGAGCGCCGGTCTCGGCGGCCCCGTACGGCAGCCCGAGCATCCTGCCGATCAGCTGGGCGTACGTCCGGATGATGGGCGCAGAAGGCCTGAAGGATGCGACGGGAGCGGCCGTTCTGTCGGCCAACTACGTCGCTGCGCGGCTGCGGGAGCACTTCCCGGTGCTCTACGCGGGGGAGGACGGCCTCGTCGCGCACGAGTGCATCCTCGACCTGCGCCCGCTGACCGAGCGCACCGGGGTCACGGTCGACGACGTCGCCAAGCGGCTCATCGACTACGGCTTCCACGCGCCGACGATGTCATTCCCCGTCGCCGGCACCCTGATGGTGGAGCCGACCGAGAGCGAGGACCTCGCCGAGCTCGACCGCTTCGTGGCCGCGATGATCGCGATCCGCGAGGAGGCCGACGCCGTCGCGGCGGGGGACTGGCCGTCGGACGACAACCCCCTGCGGAACGCGCCGCACACCGCGGAGTCGGCGGTCTCGTCCGACTGGACGCACCCGTACTCGCGGGAGCAGGCGGTCTACCCGGTCCCCGCTCTCGTCCGGAACAAGTACTGGCCCCCGGTGCGCCGCATCGACCAGGCCTACGGCGACCGCAACCTCTTCTGCGCCTGCCCGCCGCCCGAGGCCTTCGCCTGA
- the gcvH gene encoding glycine cleavage system protein GcvH, whose translation MAAERDLKYTPEHEWLLVDGDVATVGITAYAAEKLGDVVFVELPEEGSDVTAGRVVGEIESTKSVGELFAPVNGTVAEANSAVVDAPELVNSDPFGEGWLVKVRFTELPDNLLSYDEYAALTGE comes from the coding sequence ATGGCCGCAGAACGAGACCTGAAGTACACGCCCGAGCACGAGTGGCTCCTGGTCGATGGCGACGTCGCGACCGTCGGCATCACGGCCTACGCGGCCGAGAAGCTCGGTGACGTCGTGTTCGTGGAGCTGCCCGAGGAGGGCAGCGACGTCACCGCCGGCCGCGTGGTCGGCGAGATCGAGTCGACCAAGTCGGTCGGCGAGCTGTTCGCCCCGGTGAACGGCACCGTCGCCGAGGCCAACAGTGCCGTGGTCGACGCCCCCGAACTCGTCAACTCCGACCCGTTCGGCGAGGGCTGGCTGGTGAAGGTCCGCTTCACCGAGCTGCCCGACAACCTCCTGAGCTACGACGAGTACGCCGCCCTGACCGGCGAGTAA